Proteins from a genomic interval of Myxococcales bacterium:
- a CDS encoding glycosyltransferase family 9 protein, with product MSAGYRLFSLAGALAGPRVRRRAAGFSPAAIRRIWVHKPDHLGDALLARPALAALRAAYPQAEIVFACHPPAAALLAADVLGYRLEPWDSPFLGGGGSWLKYRAAVRRRSPDLLINLRHDVRDILLCTACRPRFLATYDHEGTGRLATHPGRPPEEAKPEADNHLSLLAETLRIAPATVPPLPLTPAAQTAAAVWDSLPGDGPRIVLHAAARTPAKLWPAAHWRALLGLLAERTRARLAFIGGGDDRPFNQIILHGQNGRAADWAGRFDLAQTAGIVAAADLLIGVDSGPGHLAKAVGTPVVTLMSGTNVAPRWAPDPARALAHPVACAPCRKERCPVAGHPCLRDLTPAEVLGAVERWWRT from the coding sequence GTGAGCGCGGGCTACCGGCTTTTTTCGCTGGCCGGCGCGCTGGCCGGGCCGCGGGTGCGCCGCCGCGCCGCCGGTTTTTCACCCGCCGCGATCCGGCGGATTTGGGTTCATAAGCCCGATCACCTGGGCGACGCCCTGCTGGCCAGGCCGGCGCTGGCCGCACTGCGCGCCGCTTACCCGCAAGCGGAAATCGTTTTCGCCTGCCACCCGCCGGCCGCAGCGCTCCTCGCGGCCGACGTTCTCGGTTATCGCCTCGAGCCCTGGGACAGCCCGTTCCTGGGCGGCGGCGGCAGTTGGCTGAAGTACCGGGCCGCCGTCCGCCGCCGGTCGCCCGATTTGCTGATCAACCTGCGTCATGACGTGCGCGACATTCTGCTGTGCACCGCCTGCCGCCCGCGGTTTCTCGCGACCTACGATCACGAAGGCACCGGTCGGCTGGCGACGCATCCCGGCCGGCCGCCGGAAGAAGCAAAGCCCGAGGCCGACAACCACTTGTCCCTGCTGGCCGAAACGCTGCGGATCGCCCCGGCGACGGTGCCCCCGCTGCCGCTGACCCCGGCCGCCCAGACGGCCGCCGCGGTTTGGGATTCCCTGCCCGGCGACGGGCCGCGGATCGTTTTGCACGCGGCGGCGCGCACGCCCGCCAAGCTGTGGCCGGCTGCCCATTGGCGCGCCCTGCTCGGCCTGCTGGCCGAGCGCACCCGCGCCCGGCTGGCGTTCATCGGCGGCGGCGACGACCGGCCTTTCAATCAAATCATTCTTCACGGCCAGAACGGCCGCGCGGCCGATTGGGCCGGGCGGTTCGACCTCGCCCAGACCGCCGGGATCGTCGCGGCGGCCGATCTGCTGATCGGCGTCGATTCCGGACCGGGCCACCTGGCGAAAGCGGTCGGCACGCCGGTCGTCACGCTGATGAGCGGCACCAACGTGGCGCCGCGGTGGGCGCCCGACCCAGCGCGGGCGCTGGCCCACCCGGTCGCCTGCGCGCCGTGCCGGAAGGAACGTTGCCCGGTCGCCGGCCATCCCTGCCTGCGCGACCTGACGCCCGCCGAGGTGTTGGGGGCGGTGGAACGGTGGTGGCGCACATGA
- a CDS encoding glycosyltransferase family 9 protein — protein sequence MTSRTLIVSLQGIGNSLLALPLARALYENGEPATLLTLSPRALPLLERVPFLAAALAAGEADYQGLAGRARLWRELRRRRFSRAIFSYPSGANAYRFIRLAGIPERLGHRYPEAGGAWRHLTLAVPAPARTHDLDQNRQLLAALGLPAAPADCWPVLSVPDELRAKARAYLAGQGLDPEARYLGLHTGCDGLWVEKRWPEEHFAVLAEEIFRRHGLPAIVFDGPAEPGTGRRVVRLAKTPVHALDGFGELTDAWGLLSVCDLFVANDSGLMNLAAASGIPTVAVFGPSEPHRTRPYGPRGRAVVTERTCAPCYGLGPYPGCPHAYAHCLAGLPPGRVLAAAEDLLRR from the coding sequence ATGACTAGCCGGACCCTGATCGTCAGCCTGCAAGGCATCGGCAACTCGCTGCTGGCCTTGCCGCTGGCCCGCGCCCTGTACGAAAACGGCGAACCGGCCACCCTGCTGACGCTGTCGCCGCGCGCCCTGCCGCTGCTCGAACGCGTCCCCTTTCTCGCCGCCGCGCTGGCCGCGGGCGAAGCCGATTACCAGGGGCTCGCCGGCCGCGCCCGCCTGTGGCGCGAACTCCGGCGCCGGCGTTTCTCGCGCGCGATTTTTTCGTATCCCTCGGGCGCCAACGCCTATCGTTTCATCCGGCTCGCGGGCATCCCCGAACGCCTCGGCCACCGCTACCCGGAAGCCGGCGGCGCCTGGCGCCACCTGACCCTCGCCGTCCCAGCGCCGGCCCGGACCCACGACCTGGATCAAAACCGGCAACTGCTCGCCGCGCTGGGTTTGCCGGCCGCACCGGCCGATTGCTGGCCGGTACTGTCGGTTCCCGACGAGTTGCGCGCCAAGGCCCGCGCCTATCTGGCCGGGCAGGGACTCGATCCCGAGGCGCGCTACCTGGGACTGCACACCGGATGCGACGGCCTGTGGGTCGAGAAGCGTTGGCCGGAAGAACATTTCGCCGTCCTCGCCGAGGAGATTTTTCGGCGCCACGGACTACCGGCGATCGTTTTCGACGGCCCCGCCGAACCCGGCACGGGCCGGCGGGTGGTCCGGCTGGCGAAAACTCCGGTGCACGCGCTGGACGGTTTCGGCGAGCTGACCGACGCCTGGGGTTTGCTGAGCGTTTGCGACCTGTTTGTCGCGAACGATTCGGGGCTGATGAACCTGGCGGCCGCCAGCGGCATCCCGACGGTCGCGGTTTTCGGGCCCAGCGAACCGCACCGGACCCGGCCGTACGGTCCGCGCGGCCGCGCCGTGGTCACCGAACGGACTTGCGCGCCCTGTTACGGCCTGGGGCCGTACCCGGGTTGTCCGCACGCTTACGCTCATTGCCTCGCCGGGTTGCCGCCCGGGCGAGTGCTGGCCGCGGCCGAGGATTTGTTGCGCCGATGA
- a CDS encoding glycosyltransferase family 4 protein, with product MKTILFDATPFTPEHLTGAGRLVQEMIRHLASWDREYRYLLFGFAPRIWEPETLPGNFRYETIKPWRFLGPLALEAARRQHIGALVSTRHIDLVHCTLEMTPVYEENTPVLFSLYDLARLSPHFLYSTPQNLRSLLRTRLRYRSAKRADFIHTISHYSAERIAELLRFDPRRIRVIYPGANPLFCPGDPDPATLARHGLTAGAYFLFVGQFGRQKNEDGLIKAFYEARRADALPADYQLALVGDVTALRESTRHLLHGEKEGDRVKLLPGIGDADLLHLYRGATALVLPSFYEGFGLPVLEAMSCGVLPIVSNATSLPEVVGAAGLIVTAGRHEQLTEALIRAATDAAWRQRRREAILAQAARFTYAAMAKEMRALYDEMTHD from the coding sequence ATGAAGACGATCCTGTTCGACGCGACTCCCTTTACTCCCGAGCACCTGACCGGCGCGGGCCGCCTGGTTCAGGAAATGATCCGGCATCTGGCGTCGTGGGACCGCGAATACCGCTATTTGCTGTTCGGCTTCGCGCCGCGGATCTGGGAGCCCGAAACCCTGCCTGGCAATTTCCGGTACGAAACGATCAAGCCCTGGCGCTTTCTGGGGCCGCTGGCGCTGGAAGCCGCGCGCCGGCAACACATCGGGGCGCTGGTTTCGACGCGGCACATCGACCTGGTGCATTGCACGCTCGAAATGACGCCCGTTTACGAGGAAAACACGCCGGTCCTGTTTTCGCTCTACGATCTGGCCCGGCTGTCGCCGCATTTTTTGTATTCCACGCCGCAGAACCTGCGTTCGCTCCTCCGCACCCGGCTGCGTTACCGGTCGGCGAAACGCGCCGATTTCATCCACACCATCAGCCATTACAGCGCCGAGCGGATCGCCGAACTGCTGCGTTTCGACCCGCGGCGTATCCGCGTGATTTATCCGGGCGCGAATCCGCTGTTTTGTCCGGGCGACCCCGATCCGGCGACGCTGGCGCGTCATGGCTTGACGGCCGGCGCGTATTTTCTGTTCGTCGGCCAGTTCGGCCGCCAGAAAAACGAGGACGGCCTGATCAAGGCCTTCTACGAGGCCCGGCGCGCCGACGCGCTGCCCGCCGACTACCAACTGGCGCTGGTCGGCGACGTCACCGCCCTGCGCGAATCAACCCGGCACCTGCTGCATGGCGAAAAGGAGGGGGATCGGGTTAAACTGTTGCCGGGCATCGGCGACGCGGATCTGTTGCACCTGTACCGGGGGGCGACGGCCCTGGTGCTGCCCAGTTTTTACGAAGGTTTCGGCCTGCCCGTTCTGGAGGCGATGTCGTGCGGCGTCCTGCCGATCGTCAGCAACGCGACGAGCCTGCCCGAGGTGGTCGGCGCGGCGGGGCTGATCGTCACGGCGGGCCGGCACGAACAGTTGACCGAGGCGCTGATCCGCGCGGCCACCGACGCCGCCTGGCGGCAACGGCGGCGCGAAGCGATTCTCGCGCAAGCCGCCCGGTTTACCTATGCCGCCATGGCGAAGGAAATGCGGGCGTTGTACGACGAGATGACCCATGACTAG
- a CDS encoding O-antigen ligase family protein — translation MPTSASEDLIRRIVTHRNTREVMGAMLGIALAWIVGKSIAGEKFGFLIALLGATVFLLAFFNRHSIVVLFPIAIALPNIGLDIPGPWAITVEDAFVLLTFSGYLTRSIINRQFIIPRDDRIALPFLLFVMIAILCITKVAWVSPNNILFNSKELMRLTMLALFYIMLVDVLDSPEQILRLVKWLLVWALWMAGISYYIYFTHSPFWYYILTMNPAYIFLRTKILRMISIAGSTSYTGIYYASILSLATHYLPLFRDKGRRVWGWLLLLLILSCIVLTFNRGTWVGILIGLSVLSMKGYISRRRVVVMTLLLAGITVLMTTSLFGQIDVEQQVVDFVHYSRSSAESRLVRWVSAINVILEHPLMGVGYNNYAFVYGHYSMYEGVSSMYGSPHNMFVDVITGTGFLGFGVFMTLIVRLWRQMAANLRAALTPDMARLSRGIFLAYLIFLGSGLFDSFLFKPHHSSYLIVAIWAMSTAIHRLRIGYYPEHSIVLAAESPPAAEEPKP, via the coding sequence ATGCCGACTTCGGCCTCTGAAGACCTGATTCGCCGCATCGTCACGCATCGCAACACGCGCGAAGTGATGGGCGCGATGCTGGGCATCGCCCTGGCCTGGATTGTCGGCAAGAGCATCGCCGGCGAAAAATTCGGCTTTCTGATCGCCCTGCTGGGCGCCACCGTTTTCCTGCTGGCCTTCTTCAACCGCCATTCGATCGTCGTGCTTTTCCCGATCGCCATCGCGCTGCCGAACATCGGGCTGGACATCCCCGGCCCCTGGGCCATCACGGTGGAGGACGCCTTCGTCCTGCTGACCTTCAGCGGTTACCTGACGCGTTCGATCATCAACCGGCAGTTCATCATTCCGCGCGACGACCGCATCGCCCTGCCGTTTCTCTTGTTCGTCATGATCGCCATCCTGTGCATCACCAAGGTCGCCTGGGTCAGCCCCAACAACATTTTGTTCAACAGCAAGGAGCTGATGCGGCTGACGATGCTCGCCCTGTTTTACATCATGCTGGTCGACGTGCTCGACAGCCCCGAGCAGATTTTGCGGCTGGTCAAATGGCTGCTGGTCTGGGCGCTGTGGATGGCCGGGATCAGCTACTACATCTACTTCACGCATTCGCCCTTCTGGTATTACATCCTGACGATGAACCCGGCCTACATTTTCCTGCGCACGAAGATCCTGCGCATGATCAGCATCGCCGGATCAACCAGCTACACCGGCATCTACTACGCCTCGATCCTCTCGCTGGCGACCCACTATCTGCCGCTGTTCCGCGACAAGGGCCGCCGGGTCTGGGGCTGGCTGCTGTTGCTGCTGATCCTGTCGTGCATCGTTCTGACCTTCAACCGCGGCACCTGGGTCGGCATTCTTATCGGCCTCTCGGTGCTGTCCATGAAGGGCTACATCAGCCGCCGGCGGGTCGTCGTGATGACGCTGCTGCTGGCGGGCATCACCGTACTGATGACCACCTCGCTGTTCGGCCAGATCGACGTCGAACAGCAAGTCGTCGATTTCGTCCACTACTCGCGCAGCAGCGCGGAATCGCGACTCGTGCGCTGGGTCAGCGCCATCAACGTGATCCTCGAACACCCGCTGATGGGCGTGGGGTACAACAACTACGCCTTCGTTTACGGGCATTACTCGATGTACGAGGGCGTCAGTTCGATGTACGGCAGCCCGCACAACATGTTCGTCGACGTCATCACCGGTACCGGCTTTCTGGGCTTCGGCGTCTTCATGACCCTGATCGTCCGCCTCTGGCGCCAGATGGCGGCCAACCTCCGGGCGGCGCTGACGCCCGACATGGCGCGGCTGTCGCGCGGGATTTTTCTGGCCTACCTGATCTTCCTGGGCAGCGGCCTGTTCGATTCCTTTTTATTCAAGCCGCACCACAGCTCGTACCTGATCGTCGCCATCTGGGCGATGAGTACCGCGATCCACCGCCTGCGCATCGGCTACTACCCCGAACATTCGATCGTCCTGGCCGCCGAGTCGCCGCCGGCCGCCGAGGAGCCGAAGCCGTGA